One part of the Coffea eugenioides isolate CCC68of chromosome 10, Ceug_1.0, whole genome shotgun sequence genome encodes these proteins:
- the LOC113749436 gene encoding 2-methylene-furan-3-one reductase-like, which produces MATSTPVSIPSKMKAWVYGQYGKPEDVLRLESEVDVPEVNDEQVLIKVAAASLNPVDIKMMAGLFKATDSPVPTVAGYDVAGVVVKVGSKVKEFNVGDEVYGGIHEHALNNPKGSGSLSEYAAVEEKVVALKPKNLSFAETASLPLAVETAYGGLERAGFSAGQSILVLGGAGGVGSLVIQLAKHVFGASKVAATSCAGKLELLKTLGADLAIDYKRDKYEDLPEKFDVVYDTVGESGRGNKAVKEGGSVVTIVGGRPVVPPAFVFDVTSTGTVLNTLKPFIEEEKLKPVIDPKSPFPFSHTIEAFSHLQTGRGTGKVVIYPIP; this is translated from the exons ATGGCAACCAGTACTCCAGTTAGCATCCCCTCTAAAATGAAGGCATGGGTCTATGGCCAGTATGGGAAACCCGAGGATGTCCTTAGATTGGAATCCGAGGTTGATGTTCCTGAAGTAAATGATGAACAGGTTTTGATCAAAGTAGCTGCTGCATCCCTGAATCCAGTCGACATCAAAATGATGGCTGGTTTATTTAAGGCCACTGATTCTCCTGTGCCC ACTGTTGCGGGATATGATGTCGCGGGCGTGGTGGTTAAAGTTGGAAGCAAAGTAAAGGAATTCAATGTCGGGGATGAAGTATATGGAGGCATTCACGAGCATGCTTTGAATAACCCAAAGGGATCTGGGTCACTGTCAGAGTACGCTGCAGTGGAGGAGAAGGTAGTAGCTTTGAAGCCCAAGAATTTGAGTTTTGCTGAGACAGCTAGTCTTCCTCTTGCCGTTGAAACAGCGTACGGGGGCCTTGAACGCGCAGGGTTTTCAGCTGGTCAATCCATTCTCGTTCTGGGCGGTGCTGGTGGAGTCGGATCTTTGGTCATTCAG CTGGCAAAGCATGTCTTTGGTGCATCCAAAGTGGCAGCTACTTCTTGCGCTGGGAAACTGGAGTTGCTTAAAACCTTAGGTGCTGATTTGGCAATAGACTACAAAAGGGACAAGTATGAAGATTTGCCAGAGAAATTTGATGTGGTATATGATACCGTTG GCGAGAGTGGCAGGGGTAACAAGGCAGTAAAAGAAGGCGGAAGCGTGGTGACAATCGTGGGGGGCAGGCCAGTGGTTCCCCCTGCCTTCGTATTTGATGTCACTTCAACTGGCACTGTCTTAAACACACTCAAACCTTTCATAGAGGAGGAGAAACTGAAGCCGGTGATTGACCCTAAAAGCCCATTCCCATTCTCTCACACCATTGAAGCATTTTCCCATCTTCAAACTGGCAGAGGTACCGGCAAGGTGGTCATATATCCAATTCCCTGA